From a single Chthoniobacterales bacterium genomic region:
- a CDS encoding MotA/TolQ/ExbB proton channel family protein, with product MPEFFQKGGPLMWLLLLCSVVAVAVFLERAFYLHRASIRVGELLRGLSNLLALGNVAEAVQECSSTPGPAARVMRAVLLKHDLPRTELRDIAQDAGQLEVPKLERNLGVLIAMIYLAPLIGLLGTVIGLIDAFTAIGAEGGYATATEIGAGVYQSLLTTAAGLAVCIPTLLAYQFLSARVNTLLHDMERAGIEVITLLTDLRRSGPPAAPAAIEP from the coding sequence ATGCCTGAGTTTTTTCAAAAAGGCGGGCCCCTCATGTGGTTGCTGCTCCTGTGCAGCGTCGTCGCCGTTGCGGTCTTCCTCGAGCGCGCATTCTACCTTCATCGCGCCTCCATCCGCGTCGGCGAGCTTCTCCGCGGCCTCTCGAATCTCCTCGCTCTCGGCAACGTTGCCGAAGCCGTGCAGGAATGCTCGTCCACGCCCGGTCCCGCCGCCCGCGTGATGCGCGCCGTCCTCCTCAAGCATGATCTCCCTCGCACCGAACTCCGCGACATCGCGCAGGATGCCGGCCAGCTCGAAGTGCCGAAGCTCGAGCGCAACCTCGGTGTCCTCATCGCGATGATCTATCTCGCACCGCTCATCGGCCTGCTCGGCACCGTCATCGGTCTCATCGATGCCTTCACCGCCATTGGCGCCGAGGGCGGCTACGCGACCGCCACGGAAATCGGCGCCGGCGTTTACCAAAGTCTGCTCACCACCGCCGCCGGCCTCGCGGTCTGCATTCCCACCCTGCTGGCCTATCAGTTCCTTTCCGCCCGCGTGAACACCCTGCTCCACGACATGGAACGCGCCGGCATCGAGGTCATCACGCTCCTCACCGATCTCCGCCGTTCCGGTCCGCCCGCTGCGCCCGCCGCCATCGAGCCGTGA
- a CDS encoding biopolymer transporter ExbD, translating into MKLHRTFNPGFGALLFVPFADVAAVLLIFFLLSGGFLLQPGVAVKVPDSPFLLAPQRDPRVVSITGDPVPAIYFDNRRIEPAELSTRLAKVEGDTRTLIIKADRRAPVDLLIQVVNAAVTHGFSVVLATAEVP; encoded by the coding sequence GTGAAGCTGCACCGCACGTTCAACCCCGGTTTCGGCGCGCTCCTTTTCGTGCCGTTCGCGGATGTCGCCGCCGTGCTTCTCATTTTCTTCCTGCTCAGCGGCGGCTTTCTCCTGCAACCCGGAGTCGCCGTGAAGGTGCCCGACTCCCCGTTCCTGCTCGCTCCGCAGCGCGATCCCCGCGTCGTCAGCATCACCGGCGATCCCGTGCCCGCGATCTACTTCGACAACCGCCGCATCGAGCCCGCGGAACTCTCCACCCGCCTCGCCAAAGTGGAAGGCGACACCCGCACGCTCATCATCAAGGCCGACCGCCGTGCCCCCGTCGACCTGCTCATCCAGGTCGTGAATGCCGCCGTCACCCACGGCTTTTCGGTCGTCCTCGCCACCGCCGAGGTCC